The Solea senegalensis isolate Sse05_10M linkage group LG12, IFAPA_SoseM_1, whole genome shotgun sequence DNA segment AACTCCTTCTTATTAAGTGGACGtttcctcacacatacacatattctGTGTGCCTCAATCAATTCTGATGTAGTCAGGGGACGAAATTCTATACTGCCTCGAAAATCTCGAATCATGCACATTATCTCATAGTTAGGAATTGTGGCATCCATCTCTTGTGCTCTCTTTTCCCTGAGCTCCTGTTGTTGAAGGCGGCGCCGCTCTCTTCCCTCCTGTATTAACTCCACCTCCTTGACACAATTTGACTTCATGTTATGAGGATGACTACTGATTATCTGTCGCTTCAAACAAATTTGATTAACTTGTGCAAAATTGGAGATTTACTCGTAGAGTTGCATAACAACAACCACTGATTTCTTGCTTCTTTCCCGTTGCCTTCCtattcttcttttctccttGATTTGAATTCTAAAACTGTAAAAAGCTGGCTTTTATTTTCAAGAAGTTTAAAGTGATCAAAGTCACAGATGACATCATAGGTGACACTGCATCTCCttttcttctaataatttcTGGCAGTTTATCTCTGCTTGAAGATagccaaaatgtaaaaaatatacaCGTTTAAAAGTATGTAAATCTCAGAATATATTAAGATTCATACATATGGGTCTAAGGATCCAGTTTCTGGAAGGGCCAGCTTAGCATGGCCCCTACTTAGGCCTGGGGGATCTAAATCTAAGCCCATCATGgcttttgtaatatttatatctCGCTAGTTGTTTGAACCGAGTTATAATAACTGTATGGACACTGATATCTGGTTGCATTGTTTATTCTGCCATCTTGGATATACACACTGGAGTCTCGCGAGGGTCTGTGACGTTGCATGAGACAATGGTGTCCCTTAAGGGACTGTCAGAATGCTACATCTCCCttcttaaaacaaaaacagaataatattCACTTACTgaacacatgtgtatgtatatgagGGCAGAGATCTGCCTACACCCTTAACAATTCACAAGTCAAGAACTTGTCTTGGATTATCTCTGCTCCAATATTGACAGTTTTCAGATCCCAGACTCTCTCTCCAACCCAGATGAACTGGTCGCTCTTTATAACACCTGCCTCACCAACACTCTCACCCCTCTTGCCCCCATGAAAACCCAGTCTGTGTCCTTTTCCGCATCTGCCCCCTGGTTTACCCCCAAACTTAGGTCTATGAAATCCAAAAACTGACAGCTTGAGCGACTACACAAAAGAACCGGTCTCACCATCCACAAGGACACCACATGTACAccacacaaatcacacaataaAAGGACCTAAtctcacaaaccaaaaccagTTACTACTCCGGCCTCATCCTCTCCAATGAAGGAAACTCAAAAACCCTCTTCTCTGTTATGAACAAAATCCTTCAGCCACCCAATTCTGTACCCCTCCACCCGTATTCCACAGAAACCTGCAACTCCATAATGGACTATTTCAACCAGAAAATCCAAAACATTCATCAGCACCTACATCACAATTTGCCACCTCTCTCCCCATCTGAACCTTCTCCTCCTTGTCATCTCTTCTCCAGTTTTCTTCTTCCCACTACCTCCAAAATCTCCGACCTCATACACAAATCAAAGCACACCACATGTCAGCTTGATCCCCTCCCCACAACCCTAGTCAAATCCTGCTCCTCCTTCCTGCTCCCCCTCATATCCGCTATTATCCCATTCTCACTTTCATCCGGAATAGTcccttcacttttcaaaactgCCACTGTCACCCCCATATTAAAGAAACCCGGTTCAGGCCCCAACAATTACAATAACCTCCATCCTTGAAAAAAACGGTTTCCACCCAAATTCACTCTCACCTATCCCTCCATTCACTCTAAGAGCCTTTACAGTCTGGTTTCCGCCCcgtcacagcacagagaccGCCTTAATCAAAATCACCTACGACCTCCTCATTGCagctgattctggttctgtctccatcctcatcctccttgaTCTGAGTGCTTCCTTTGACACCATCTCATACCCCATCCTCCTCAGTAGACTCTCCTCCATTGGCCTCTCCCGCACTCCCCTCAGCTGGTTCCACTCACCCCTCACAGGCCGCACTCTGTTTGTACAGCTCAAATCTTTCACTTCAAAACCCTCCCCAGTCTCTACAGGTGTGCCCCAGGGATCTGTCCTGGGGCCCCTTCTCTTCATCATCcatctcctcccccctcctccgtAAATTCAATATCCAGTTCCACTGCTTCGCGGATGACACCCTGCTCTACCTTTCTTGCAAACCAAATTCCACACTAtcacccccctccctcacctcttGTCTCTCAAAAACCTGGTTCATCTCAAACTTtcttaaattaaactgcaataaaactgaaatccTCCTCCTCGGCAATAAATCCACCATTTCTAAAGCCAGCTTCTCTCTCACCATTGACAGCTCTtcagtttccccctcccctcaggtaaaaagtctgggtgtcatcctcgacagcactcacacatcaacatcactACCCACACTGCTTATTTTCATCTCCGTAACATCAACAGACTCcgcccctccctcaccccccacTCCACCGCCGTCCTTGTTCACAGCCTCGTCACCTCCCGTCTTGATTACTGGAATTATCTCCTCTTCGGCCTCCCTCAAAAGTCTCTCCATAAACTCCAACTGGTCCAAAATTCAGCCGCCCGTATCATCACAAAGACCCCCTCacaccaccacatcacccccGTCGTCCAGCAccttcactggctccctgtaAAAGACGCATCAACTACAAACTTCTCCTGTGCACATACATggccatccacaaccttgcCCCTCCCTACCTATCTGACCCCCTGCACGTCATCACCACCACTcgttccctcagatcctcctcctccatccacctctctgTGCCCCCTGCCCGCCTTAGCACTATGGGGGGCAGAACCTTCAGCCACTCTGCTCCCCAGCTCTGGAACACACTACCACCTGACTGTTAAGCTCTCTAATGAGAGCGGTTTGACTACAAAGAGGACCCGACAATGCAGAGGAGACAGAACACGGTTTAACAATAacgaataataagaataataacgGTGGAGGAGAGTGGGATTGTGACAGTACCTCCCCCTCAACGGGCGCCTCCCAGGGTGGTCCCAGTGGAAGTCCCGCAGCAGGGTCTTGTCCAGGATTAAGCTGCGAGGAATCCAAGACCTCTCCTCTGGACCATATCCCTCCCAATCAACCAAGTATTGGTGGCCTCTACCTCGGCGGTGGATGTCAAGGATGCGAGTGACCGTGTAGGTGTTGCCTCCGGCGATGAcccggggaggaggagggggattGGTCGGGGAACCAGGTCCGACTCAGTGACGGGTTTGATCAGTGACACGTGGAAGGTGGGGTGAATGTTGAGAGCCTGGGAGAGTTACACAGCGCAGTGTGTTCTCCAGACTCTGGTTGGCCCTTTCTGTTTGGCCATTTGACTGAGGGTGGTAGCTGGAGGACAAGCTTACAGTTGCGCCCAGGGTGGTGCAGAAGGCTTTCTAGACTTGTGATGTGAATTGGGGGCCGTGGTCCGAGACAATGTCCTGGGGGAAGCCGTGAATGCAAAAACATGGTTCACAAGGAGGTCCCCCGTCTCGGTGGCAGAGGTAAGTATGGTGAGGGGGATGAAGTGAACTGCTTTGAAGAATCGTTCTATAACTGTCAGGACTGTGGTGTTGTTCTGGGAGGGGGTAAGACCGGTGATGAAATCCACAGTGATGTGGGACCAGGGACGTCGTGGAATGGACAGGGGGTTCAACAAGCCTGTGGGGAGCGGTTGGAGGACTTTCCCCGGGCACATATGGGGCAGGCAGGCATCGCTCAACGATGAAACCCAGAAAGGGAACGGATGTGGTGTGGAAGACGCACTTCTCGGCCTTCACAAACAGCTGGTTCTCTAGAAGGCACTGGAGTACCAAACGGACATGCTGGACATGTTCCTCCTTCGTCTCAGAAAAAATTAAGATATCATCTAAGTAAACTACTGCGTGTGCTGGTGAGCTCAGTCTTTTGGTTGGGAGGGGCAGGAGGCGATGTAATGGCCGGACTGACCACAGTAGATACAAACTCAGGCCGTCGGCCTCCGTTGTCTCTCGGAGTCAGGCCCAGCTGCATGGGTTCAGAGGAGTCGGTGTTGGGGACTCAGGGGAGTGAGGGACTGGGCCGATCGACGTGGGGTGTGACTGGAACGAGTGAATGTGAGATGGATAGAGACAAGGGAGGTTCCAACGGCCGAGATGGGTTATGGTGAATCCAAAGCTCTCGGGGAAGCAGGAGATGTGGCGACCTGAAGCAGAACAACACCAGTGAGTATTCCAGAAGTCAGAGTTTCAGAAATCACAGCAGAAGTCATAGGCGTTACTACTGGTAGAGCAAAAACAATCTGCCGCTGGTGACTGGGACGGCAAAGGCTTAAGAAGCCTCCTGATTGCGCATCAGGAGCAGGTGAGGATGAGCCGCCGCAGGTGTTGCTGATCACCAGCTCATCAGCTCGTCAGCTCATCATAAGCTGGGCAGGTGATTTCAGGTTGTCCACAGGAGTGTTTCTGTATTCAAAGAGAGCAAGGTAGGGGCCTTTTATCTCAACCTTGGCTTTGTCCAGGATGCGcttgtggtggtgtgtgtgaggTCCCATGCATCTGCGAAGTGGTGGAATTCCCTGAGCTGTAGCATGGACAGTTGTCGCTGACGACAGTCTCCGCAATGCTATGCCGGGGCAAATGCAGACTTGAGCTTGGTGATTACTGCAGAGGATGTGCAGCTTGGAAGCCACTCCATTTCAAAAAATCTACTATGATGATGAAGTCCTGTGCACTCCCTGTGAAAAGATCTGTACCTACCACCTGCCATGGTCTTTTTGGTATGTTTAGCAagaattttcaattcaattcaatttcaattgtatttgtatagcgccaaatcataacatacattatgttAAGGCACTGTATATAGataacatcaaggagagcagagaaacccaacagttcacacaatgagccagcagtaggcatcagtggagagaaaaaactccctcttaacaggaagaaatctctgacagaaccaggctcagagatgtgcagtcatctgcctcgaccggtcgggatgaaaggaaaatgggggacagtggagaggtgggggacagaaaggggggagagaaaggacaagataAAGGTGAGGTAGTGACAGAAGCAGATACAAAACAGCTGTATCAAGtcacaagtttatacagtcaatgatattgactttttaattatagcacaataataatggtgatgatatgggtagcctcgaaaactggatcttgatcctgcaacctgccagatgagaatacagagagagagagagggaataaaGGAAAGACTCAAActcgagagagaaagagacaaggctAATGACATATAATAAGTCAtattcatatcctgagtgtgagagagtgaatatGCGtacaccacaggaaaatcccccagcagtctaggtctatagcagcataactaagagatggtccaggtttccctgaaccagctctaactataagctttatcaaaaaggaaagttttaagtctaactttaactacacagagagtgtccgcctcccgaactatcattggaagctggttccacaggagaggagcctggtaactgaaggctctgccccccattctactcttacagactctgggaaccacaagtaaacccgTATTTTGTGACCTGGGTGGTCTGTtatagggtgatagggtaagactaggtctttcaggtatgaaggggcctgaccatttagtgctttgtacgtgaggaggaggattataaattgaattctaaactgtacggggagccagtgtagagaagctaacactggagttatatggtctctctttctagttcctgtcagaactcgtgctgcagcattttgaattaactgaagggttctaacagacttgttgggacatcctgataataaggaattacagtaatctaatctagatgtaacaaaagcatgaactagtttttcagcatcctgtaaagacagaatgtttctaattttcataatgttccgcaggtggaagatctggaaattagtttaatgtgtgaatcaaatgacacttcCTGGTCAAAattaactccaaggttcctcacagtggaactggaagccagggtgatgtcatctaaagtgacaatgtgatcagaaagtttttctctgaggtgttcagagtataatgacctcagttttttctgagtttaaaagtagaaagttacaggtcatccaggacttaatgtcttaaagacattcctggagtggaacaacctgatttatttcatccggcctcattgataaatatagctgtgtgtcatctgcataacaatgaaagtgtatgttgtgttttctaataatgttccctagagaaagcatatataaggtcaaagtataggcccaaccactgagccttgtggaactccacaattaacttttgtttgtagtgaggctttatcattaacatgaacaaactggaatctatcagataagtatgatttaaaccagggcagcacctgtgataccaagagtctgctccactctctgcagtagaatattatgatcaatggtgtcaaatgcagcactgagatctaacaggacaagtaaagaaactagaccattatctgaagccaagagaagatcattactaactttaccTAGTGCTGTtcctgtgctatggtttaatctaaaacctgactgaaggCCATTattgcgcaaatattcacataattgattagccactgccttttctaagattttagaaacaaagggaagattcgATATAGGTCgataattagctaaaatatctgggtcaagggtcgcttttttgagaaggggtttaataactgctattttaaacgtttggggcacataagCAGTttataaggatagattaatttgagttaatatagaactgttaattaaaggaaacacatctttaaacagtttaaacagtttaaacagTGACATAATGCCTGTTTtttgtcgctagttgttttcagcagcaccagctgttagcTGCAGATTTTGGATCCAAGTGGACCTAAATCATACTAGTAGTGCTTTAGTAAAGTAACGTCTCATAAGCTAAAGATTAAAAATGGATTTAAGATGCGTTTTGGACAGGACAGTGAAGGGGCGTGTCTAAGATGCTGTGGAATTCCATAATGTCGGAGcggaaaaaacagaaaaaagttcTGCCCCATCTGACCTTCTGTCTAGATTTGGGCAGCTCTGTAGGCATTAACCAGTTTTGTGCATTCCTCTTCTGTTGGGAAGTCATCTTTTGCAGCCATGTTTAAGATGcgtagaaccctattgaaattaTTGGAATTATTTGTTGGGCCCGAGTGGTGGACCTATtgtatcagaatcagaatcacctttattgtcattatacagtgtacaatgAGATTAAAGGACAGTTCTAGTAGTGCAAGTAAAGAGATAAGAGTAGAAGAAAGAACGAAACAGTGCACCAACACCTTTGACAAAATTAGaaggatatgtaaaaaaaaatagtattcaagtatttacagtgggagccagtaagggaaatatgcagtatatgatacagtacattgtacattgtacagCAGAGTGGAAGTATGTGGGGTGTGTATATTGCACGGGTACGAAGTGTAAGAATATTGCACTTGGAGAACAGGCTGTGCCCAGGGTGAGAGCTGTCACAGGTGATGCTGGTGGCTCTGCGCAATGTTATGTAAATGTAGGaactattattttattctttctccACATTGAATCTCTAATTTGACCCCctaaatgtgtttgaaaatggacaaaaattgGCAAAAGCAGAACTGGTGaaaaatttgataaaataatGGGAATGCTAAAAACCAATGCAAAATGTCACAGCCTATGGAGTggcaaaagacaaacaaaaaatcccATTTGGACCATGACCTTGACGCAACAGAAAGTCATTTGGCGTCCAGTTATGAAACTTATGAAACTTTTGCAAGTTTCATAACTGAACAAACTTGTCTGATGGCGTTTATCGTAGCAACAcgaaaaacatgtcaaataagttattgaaatgtttcacagattcaaaagggcgtgacATGACAGCCATCATcagccatcggaattttggcGATTCGCCACGAAAAAGGAAGTGCACTATAAATTcgccatacattgaccgattGCCACAAAACTTGATACATGACACTTGATACATGACCACTCCTGAACTCATCTATGAACGTGAATTTGACTCAAcgcgatgtcggccatttttaATTATGCTGTTTAAGCACAAAACATGAAGTGACCTGTAACTCGCCCGTTTATTGACCGATTGGCTGAAAACTTCATATGTGATACCAAGGGCCCACTCTGAACATATCTCCAAGCCATGAACTGCACACCAGAAGGTTGTCCGAAataggaagtgccctttaacttgCTGTGTAGAACgtgtttcaatagggttctactTATTACTAATAAGAATTCTTCTTATTACTTTTCTCTCAAATGAATCACGTTTTTTTGGCCTTTGATATGCCCCAAAACTTACGGATTTCTGCGACTGCATCAATCCTGTTTAAAATTTACATGCGAAagtagtgaaaatgtgtgtaaaattgGATGTGGGAGGGGCATACACTTACATTCAACAATGAGGCACACTGACACTGCAGTTGCTGATTCCTCAATTTTCTTcttgaaagaaatgaaagtggtgccccattaataattaaaacgAGAAGAATTGCTCAATCAAATGTAGCCTCAACCTGTTGTGTAGCCTTAATTATGATAAAAAGTGACACTGCATATTTAGTTTTCAACAATTACTACACCAAATGGCAGTGAACTatagtagaaatgtgaaaatgtttattttgaacattCCTCAATCTCTTATACAAATTGAGTTGACGTTTTGACAAAGTTGACATGGTGCTTCTTAACAAGACTTTAAGGCTACTCCAGTTATGTGCTGACTTGTGGCTTTGGAGACTTTTGCAGCATCCTCCGCATCTCTGTGTTCTGCTGTCTCAGACTATCCATCTCAGGGACAAGCTCAGCAATGTCCTTGAGGACTATAAGGTATTGCATTAGTGTCCTCTCAACTTCTTCCCACAGTTTGACTTTTTCTTCAGGGATAATATTGCCCAAACTTTCCCAATAGGCTTTGTCCCGGGCTTGCTGACGTAAGATCTCCCTGAACCTCGAATCTTGCTTGATAAAACTTTTAAGAGCAGGCAGAACATGGTTGGGATGAATAAGGTCAGCGGTCACATGAAATGTAGAGCTGGTTCCTGGTGCTGCTGCCTGGTCACTGTATTCACCGGGCTCTTCACAGTCTTCTGTCTGTTGTGTCTCTTGTTGGCTGTACTTTACAACATAATTAGCCAGTTTGGGCAAATCGTTCTCGCTGATGCCAAAAGTAGAAAGGAGAGAGTTCCActtttcatcctcctccttgCCTTCCTCAGCCAGGATGCCAACTTCATCCATCAGCAGCTCTTTGATTTTTGTCAAAGTCTCATCACAGAGTTCTGTAAAGGCTAGTGGAGGTTTTTCTCCCAGTACGCCATGGTACCGCTTAGAGATCAGAGAGTCAGTTTCTAAAGCCCTCTCAACTAATTGCTTCACTTCTTCTTCAACTGTTTCCACCATCTCCTCAAATGTCTTTGCATCAGCAACTGCAATGTTTTTGCTCTTCCCCTGTAGATGTTCATATTGATGGACATTGTACTTGTAGTTTTTTGACAAATGCTGGATCTTCCTTTTTGTCTGATTAATATTCTTGGGGACTGGATTTTTCTGGTCAGTCTCTGCCTGAAGACCAGGGATCCTGGTATTCTTAAGTGCTTCTAGATCATGCTTTTCTTTAACTTTCTTTAGATATGTCATTGTGTAGACGGCACAGATTTTTTGATGCTCTCTCACCATGACCTGCAATTTGGCGTCCTGCTCTATTTTATCAATTGCTTGCATTTTCATGTTCTCCAGTATCAGACTCTGAATTTTAGCTTCATAATCTTCAACTTTCTCCCTTCTCTGTGTCACCATCTCTAACTCTGTGTCATAGACTTCCTTCTGGTATTGTTCCCAGTGACACTTATCTCTTATAAGTAAGGCTTCATTTTCCTGGTGATTAACGCTTTCAGTCTCAGCCAGCTCCTTCCTGTACGTTTTGATCAAAGTTTTGATCTGGTCCTCCATCCTCTCCATCATCAAGTCCCGCTCCTTTGCCTGCTTCCTCAAGTCTTTGACAAAGTGATCACCTGCAACCATAAGGTCCCATCGCAGCTCATTtatgattttcttcttctctgctaaTAGACCCAGTACTGCCTGCTGCTGGCTGTTCATAGCTTCTTGCAGCTCCACAGGGCTGCTCACATTCTCCTTAGCAAGTGACCACCCTCTCATTAGCTCTTCAAATTTTTCTTGACTGGACTCTACATATTTTCCCAGCAACTTCAATCTCATTTTGCAAACTTCATCCAACTCCTGTCTTCGCATTGACTCTCTCGTATCAACATCAGTTTGAATGTTGGCCAAAGAAATTGTTAATGAATTTTGCAGAGTGGATATCCTCTGAGACAGGCTACCTGAGGCCACTTCATTGAACTCCACTAGTATAGAGACCCCGCTATCGTCCCGGATTCCCGGTAACATGGAGGGTTCACAGGACTCTTCTATATCCTTatcatccatccgtccattttcCAGCTGGGAGCTGGAATCTCCTTCCATATTGAGTATATAATGTAACAGAGATGGTTAAATGTTATGGTTGTGATTGCAATAAATGTAGTGGTGCTATaatgttttgtccttttttaagAATACCAGAACAAAAGTCAAAGTAGGGTAAACATAAGAATGACAGGTTTTGGCCTTAATTCCCTTAATCTTAAAAGTATGGTGTTGTCTAGACGTTTACTGCATTGGGTAACATACATTACTGATGACACCAAAATGATGTCATGTCTTTAGTGGCTTTGATTCGCAGAATTCCAAAGTTGGAATCTTAGGAAGTTACCGTGGCACCAATGGTGTGGACATTAATCCTCCTCTTAGTTAGTTCTAAAGTTTGTTGTGGTGTTCAAAGGCAGTAAGCATCACTAATCATTTAGCACAAGAGccttagaagcaccaggtgcacagttagacagtttatcccttatagatctccctgagttaacatcattagtattatcatccaaaccatcaacctgtcagttagatcccaTCCCCACCAAACAccaaagatgtgtttcctttaattaacagctttatattaactcaaattaatctatcctcgTTAACTGGATATGCGCCCCAaacgacccttgacccagatattttagctaattactgTATCTAATTACTGTATCTAATCTCTTGTTCAAGACATCTAAAAATCAAGTGATTTGTAGACCAGTAACAGGATTTTAAACTTGATCCTTTGACACACTGGGAGCCAGTGCAGTGATTTAAGGACAGGTGTGATATGGTCTATTTAATACTACAACTTCTGGCATGAGAGGACGCTGGCGTGTATGTCGCCGCTTCTCACtccaaatttaatttaattttctacCATTTGTGTCTATGCCGTTTCGACTGTCATTTTTACTGTGGCTACTGTTGTGTGGTTATAACCATAGTCTGAGTTAGTTTCCTCTTcagagtgattttttgtttcttaGAGTAGGGAAGAACTTACAGTAAAATTGGTATGTTTGGTATTGGAATGTTATGCAGGTAATGTAACTTATAATCAACTCTGTAACAGTATTTGACGAACTATCTTATTGGGCATCATAACATGTGTAACTAAATTTACAAAgcaatactaaaaaaaaattcaagccGTGAGCAGGCAACAACAGCTTCAGGCGAACAAAGTCTACAAAGTCTTGTATCCAAAGTCGAAGAGGGGAGAGGCCACTGCAAAGCCAGTCAAAACAGACCCCACATACAAGTCACTAATAATAAAAACGTATTTACAGctggtgttttttatttatttttttatttttttaaataacaaattaaaatttgaattttaacttaaaatgtaactataaactaaaagaaatactgtctgaatGTAATGTCATGGTTCTCTGTTATATTCCAAAGGCTATGTGGATTATCTGATTAGGCTGGTGTTCGAGGAGGTGATAGAGGACCCAGATTCTTTTGCCAAGAACGTGACGAAGATCACCATCCCAGAGATCCTGTCAGCCCAGTATGACGGATACTCAAAGGAGAAATGGATCGCCTCAGATGTGACCCGCTTCAGTCAAGGGGTGGACGGAAGCCAGCGTATTGTCCAGCCAAATCAGGAAACTCTTGGCTTATCCGGCACACAACACATTACAGGATGACGACTCATACACTTTGTCCCAAATAGCCCCAGCACCACCTGACAAAGCTATGGTATGCTAAATGTTGGTAACGACTGAAAAGGATAGGAAggataacatttaaaaaacaataataataataattaaatgctGTTCTTGCTCTGTACACTTTTTGTAAATAGTTcttattaaacatttcaaagacacaatgtcattattttatgaattatgtgtgttattatttaaacataCCTTTATTTGTATGTTAAAACATGATGATATGTTCTGCCCCGCAATAGCCCATAGTCTGCCCAGTagatgttgtttatattttgcaGTGTGTATGGGTTCAAACAGTAAGGCTCCAGTCCTGGATGGTGGATCATGCAATCAGGTGTGTCTGGAAGCTCATTCATTCTTCTAATAACCTAAGAGGGGGCAGAGCAATACTGTTACAGTAATAGCATGTGATTAGGGAAAAAATGTAATCAAGAGGATCACTCAAACAGAGTGG contains these protein-coding regions:
- the LOC122778806 gene encoding dynein regulatory complex protein 1-like; the encoded protein is MEGDSSSQLENGRMDDKDIEESCEPSMLPGIRDDSGVSILVEFNEVASGSLSQRISTLQNSLTISLANIQTDVDTRESMRRQELDEVCKMRLKLLGKYVESSQEKFEELMRGWSLAKENVSSPVELQEAMNSQQQAVLGLLAEKKKIINELRWDLMVAGDHFVKDLRKQAKERDLMMERMEDQIKTLIKTYRKELAETESVNHQENEALLIRDKCHWEQYQKEVYDTELEMVTQRREKVEDYEAKIQSLILENMKMQAIDKIEQDAKLQVMVREHQKICAVYTMTYLKKVKEKHDLEALKNTRIPGLQAETDQKNPVPKNINQTKRKIQHLSKNYKYNVHQYEHLQGKSKNIAVADAKTFEEMVETVEEEVKQLVERALETDSLISKRYHGVLGEKPPLAFTELCDETLTKIKELLMDEVGILAEEGKEEDEKWNSLLSTFGISENDLPKLANYVVKYSQQETQQTEDCEEPGEYSDQAAAPGTSSTFHVTADLIHPNHVLPALKSFIKQDSRFREILRQQARDKAYWESLGNIIPEEKVKLWEEVERTLMQYLIVLKDIAELVPEMDSLRQQNTEMRRMLQKSPKPQVST